ATGCGGAGGGTAGTACCGGAACTTGGTAACTTTGAATGGTGTCAGAATCTGCTAGAAGAATAGGGTAGTTAATGTCGAATCCTTCTTTACTGAGCTCCTGAAAGAAAACTTCAATAGCTTTTAGACGTACTTCTACATCATCCGTTGAGATACCAATCATCTCAAATCCCTGCGCTTGGTATTCGTCGTATAGTTCGATGAAGCGTGGAATTTCCTCTTTGCAAGGTTTACACCACGTCGCCCAAAAGTCGACCATGACAACTTTACCTTGATAATCAGAGAGGCTAACTTCCTCCAGTTCTG
This is a stretch of genomic DNA from Candidatus Poribacteria bacterium. It encodes these proteins:
- a CDS encoding TlpA family protein disulfide reductase encodes the protein MYWRPFCLFSLSLCLLLFSGCSDDTTEKMTDAGNVDKDSSFRLAPSFTLLNTELEEVSLSDYQGKVVMVDFWATWCKPCKEEIPRFIELYDEYQAQGFEMIGISTDDVEVRLKAIEVFFQELSKEGFDINYPILLADSDTIQSYQVPVLPSAYLINRNGEIVKVFSGAQESKAIYESELKKWL